A genomic segment from Truepera sp. encodes:
- a CDS encoding plastocyanin/azurin family copper-binding protein: MPTSGLSRDKIMVRVVAGAAALVSFLALMAGSAFAAGSSFVVPAAMDTKEVHMPGDYFAQPVIVVHAGDTVTWINDDSVKHSVVSFPGLPVDFHLELDAGKSGTFQFDQPGVYRYYSDQQATYGKMMDDAKADKGTGVYPAPMRGAVVVLDGNDGLPASSSATVDIPGDSMKFTPWALVVKAGDTVTWTNHDDDMLHMVSSVPDHAAAAIPPISLPAATGTGTFTFTQAGVYYYYCPVHASYKADEGILYPLESYGMFPYLMDGIVIVTPN; encoded by the coding sequence ATGCCCACTTCGGGCCTTTCCCGCGACAAGATCATGGTGCGCGTCGTCGCTGGCGCCGCGGCGCTCGTTTCGTTCCTGGCACTGATGGCCGGCAGCGCCTTCGCCGCCGGCTCGAGCTTCGTAGTGCCCGCGGCCATGGACACCAAGGAAGTCCACATGCCGGGCGACTACTTCGCGCAACCGGTGATCGTGGTGCATGCCGGCGATACCGTCACCTGGATCAACGATGACAGCGTCAAGCACTCGGTCGTGTCGTTTCCCGGTCTGCCGGTCGACTTCCACCTCGAACTCGACGCCGGCAAGTCCGGCACCTTCCAGTTCGACCAGCCCGGCGTTTACCGCTATTACAGCGACCAGCAAGCTACCTACGGCAAGATGATGGACGACGCGAAGGCCGATAAGGGAACGGGCGTCTACCCCGCGCCGATGCGCGGCGCAGTCGTGGTGCTGGACGGCAACGACGGTCTGCCGGCCAGCAGCAGCGCGACCGTTGACATCCCCGGGGACAGCATGAAGTTCACCCCCTGGGCGCTGGTCGTGAAGGCCGGCGACACCGTCACCTGGACGAATCATGACGACGACATGCTGCACATGGTGAGTAGCGTGCCCGACCATGCGGCCGCCGCCATCCCCCCCATAAGCCTGCCGGCCGCAACGGGAACGGGCACCTTCACCTTCACGCAGGCCGGCGTGTACTACTACTATTGCCCGGTCCACGCCTCCTACAAGGCCGACGAGGGCATCTTGTACCCGCTCGAGAGCTACGGCATGTTCCCGTACTTGATGGACGGCATCGTGATCGTGACGCCCAACTGA
- the paaA gene encoding 1,2-phenylacetyl-CoA epoxidase subunit PaaA, whose amino-acid sequence MPGLPLSDAEEQRLLAAFEARINAGEKIEPGDWMPAEYRRQLIRMISQHAHSEWVGMLPEGEWITSAPSLRRKLILIAKVQDEAGHGQYLYHAAETLGISREEMVDALLEGRAKYSSVFNYPTLTWADVGMIGWLVDGAAIKNQVMLAGASYGPYSRAMVRICAEETFHHKQGQEMIRRYAAGTPGQRKMAQDALNRWWWPSLMMLGPHDSDSPNTPQLKRWGVKVKTNDEVRQEFLDEHAPDLMAAGLEIPDPDLRFDEETGHWVHGPIDWDEFWRVVKGDGPCNAERLAARRKAHEDGRWVREAMAAHAQRAAHAQRAAHTQRAAQAASAAHSDGTAAEPEPSARRARADG is encoded by the coding sequence ATGCCCGGTCTACCCTTGAGCGACGCCGAGGAGCAGCGACTCCTGGCGGCGTTCGAAGCGCGAATAAACGCCGGCGAGAAGATCGAGCCCGGCGACTGGATGCCGGCCGAGTACCGGCGCCAGCTCATCCGCATGATCAGCCAGCACGCCCACAGCGAGTGGGTGGGGATGCTGCCGGAGGGCGAGTGGATCACGTCGGCCCCCAGCCTGCGCCGCAAGCTCATCCTCATCGCGAAGGTGCAGGACGAGGCCGGGCATGGCCAGTACCTCTACCACGCGGCCGAGACCCTCGGGATCTCGCGCGAGGAGATGGTCGACGCCCTTCTCGAGGGGCGGGCCAAGTACTCGAGCGTCTTCAACTACCCGACTCTCACTTGGGCCGACGTGGGCATGATCGGCTGGCTGGTCGACGGCGCGGCGATCAAGAACCAGGTCATGCTGGCGGGCGCCTCGTACGGCCCCTACTCGCGCGCCATGGTGCGCATCTGCGCCGAGGAGACGTTCCACCACAAGCAGGGCCAGGAGATGATCCGCCGCTATGCCGCCGGCACGCCGGGGCAGCGCAAGATGGCGCAGGACGCGCTAAACCGCTGGTGGTGGCCGTCGCTCATGATGCTCGGGCCGCACGACTCCGACTCGCCGAACACCCCGCAGCTCAAGCGTTGGGGCGTGAAGGTGAAGACCAACGACGAGGTGCGCCAGGAGTTCCTCGACGAGCACGCGCCCGACCTGATGGCCGCCGGACTGGAGATCCCCGACCCCGACCTGCGCTTCGACGAGGAGACCGGCCACTGGGTCCACGGGCCCATCGACTGGGACGAGTTCTGGCGCGTGGTGAAGGGCGACGGTCCCTGCAACGCCGAACGCTTGGCCGCCCGGCGGAAGGCACACGAGGACGGACGCTGGGTGCGCGAGGCCATGGCGGCGCACGCCCAGCGTGCGGCGCACGCACAGCGTGCGGCACACACGCAGCGTGCGGCACAAGCAGCGAGTGCGGCGCACTCGGACGGCACGGCGGCGGAGCCTGAACCGAGCGCGCGGCGAGCGAGGGCGGACGGATGA
- a CDS encoding 2-oxoacid:acceptor oxidoreductase subunit alpha, producing MGVTVPLNRRQDSLAADTIVNDFSLVVATANGTGSQTANMTLLRSFFKMGIPVHGKNIFPSNIQGLPTWYHIRVSKHGYVARRPSELLVAFNPATLHEDVANLPAGGVVIHNSDLRLRPERGDLTYYPVPVKELLKGVEVKGKIKEYIANMTYVGVVAHLLGVPLEVIEEALGHHFGKRQKLVDSNLEVVRLSHSWAVDNLPKNDPYRVEPMNATEGLIMMTGNEAGALGSVFGGVSVAGWYPITPSTSFIDSLREYLGKLRVDEEGRASFSVIQAEDELAAIGIVIGAGWAGARAVTATSGPGLSLMAEFLGLAYYADVPAVVWDIQRVGPSTGLPTRTSQGDVSFAYYLGHGDTKQVLLFPSSIEECFEFGYKAQDLADRLQTPILVLSDLDLGMNNWMGRPFEYPDTPLDRGKVLSAEEVAELPNFGRYRDVDGDGIAYRTLPGNENPRAAWFGRGTGHDENAKYSERPEDWVENMARLARKFDTARNLVPAPVVDEQPGAKLGIIAYGTTRYAIEEARDLLVAEGIPTDFMRLRALPIGPEVAEFVAGHDDVVVIEMNRDGQLKAILRDELPEHAAKLEPIAFLDGMPLTAAWVVERIKAHLGE from the coding sequence ATGGGTGTCACCGTACCGCTGAACCGCCGGCAAGACTCGCTTGCGGCGGACACCATCGTCAACGACTTCTCGCTCGTCGTGGCCACCGCCAACGGCACGGGTAGTCAGACCGCCAACATGACGCTCCTGCGCTCCTTCTTCAAGATGGGCATCCCCGTCCACGGGAAGAACATCTTCCCCTCGAACATCCAGGGGCTGCCCACCTGGTACCACATCCGCGTGAGCAAGCACGGCTACGTCGCGCGCCGGCCGTCCGAACTGCTGGTGGCGTTCAACCCGGCAACCCTGCACGAGGACGTCGCCAACCTGCCCGCCGGCGGAGTAGTGATCCACAACTCCGACCTGCGGCTGCGGCCCGAGCGCGGCGACCTTACCTACTACCCGGTGCCCGTCAAGGAACTCCTCAAGGGCGTCGAGGTGAAGGGCAAGATCAAGGAGTACATCGCCAACATGACGTACGTCGGGGTGGTCGCGCACCTCCTCGGCGTGCCACTCGAGGTGATAGAGGAGGCGCTAGGACACCACTTCGGCAAGCGCCAGAAGCTGGTGGACAGCAACCTCGAGGTCGTGCGCCTGTCCCACTCGTGGGCGGTGGACAACCTACCCAAGAACGATCCCTACCGAGTGGAGCCGATGAACGCCACCGAGGGGCTCATCATGATGACGGGCAACGAGGCGGGAGCCCTCGGGAGCGTGTTCGGGGGCGTCAGCGTTGCGGGCTGGTACCCGATAACGCCGTCCACGAGCTTCATCGACTCGCTGCGCGAGTATCTCGGCAAGCTCCGCGTCGACGAAGAGGGCAGGGCCAGCTTCAGCGTCATCCAAGCCGAGGACGAACTAGCCGCCATCGGCATCGTGATCGGTGCCGGTTGGGCGGGCGCGCGCGCCGTGACCGCCACCAGCGGGCCGGGGCTCTCGCTGATGGCCGAGTTCCTCGGGTTGGCTTACTACGCCGACGTTCCCGCAGTGGTGTGGGACATCCAACGCGTCGGACCAAGCACCGGCCTCCCGACGCGCACCAGCCAGGGCGACGTATCCTTCGCCTACTACCTCGGCCACGGCGACACCAAGCAGGTGCTCCTGTTCCCCTCTTCCATAGAGGAGTGCTTCGAGTTCGGCTACAAGGCGCAGGACTTGGCCGACAGGCTCCAGACCCCCATCCTCGTGCTCTCCGACCTCGACCTCGGCATGAACAACTGGATGGGCCGGCCCTTCGAGTACCCGGACACGCCGCTCGATCGCGGCAAGGTCCTGTCGGCGGAAGAGGTCGCGGAGCTTCCCAACTTCGGTCGCTACCGGGACGTGGACGGGGACGGCATCGCCTACCGCACGCTGCCCGGCAACGAGAACCCTCGGGCCGCCTGGTTCGGGCGCGGTACCGGTCACGACGAGAACGCCAAGTACTCGGAGCGCCCGGAGGACTGGGTGGAGAACATGGCGCGCCTGGCCCGTAAGTTCGACACGGCCAGGAACCTGGTGCCCGCCCCGGTCGTCGACGAGCAACCCGGTGCGAAGCTGGGCATCATCGCTTACGGCACCACGCGCTACGCCATCGAGGAGGCCCGCGACCTGCTCGTTGCAGAGGGCATCCCCACGGACTTCATGCGCCTACGCGCCCTTCCGATCGGCCCCGAGGTCGCCGAGTTCGTCGCCGGCCACGATGACGTGGTGGTCATCGAGATGAACCGCGACGGTCAGCTGAAGGCCATCCTCCGCGACGAGCTTCCCGAGCACGCCGCCAAGCTCGAGCCCATCGCCTTCCTCGACGGCATGCCGCTCACCGCGGCATGGGTCGTGGAGCGCATCAAAGCCCACTTAGGGGAGTGA
- a CDS encoding alpha-ketoacid dehydrogenase subunit beta: protein MVQAINDALGVALARDDRTLLFGEDVGHMGGVFRASDGLQERFGTDRVFDTPLAEAGIMGLAIGLALGGMRPLAEVQFAGFLYPALDQVMSHLGRYRHRTRGRFSLPVVVRAAYGGGVHTPEQHADSPEGVLASVPGVKVVIPSSPERAKGLLLAAIDDPDPVFFLEAIKLYRSQREAVPEGHYTHPLGRARVVREGDAVTLVCYGGMVEVCSKAAEVAAREGVELEVIDLETLVPLDEATLLESVKRTGRMVVVYEAPRSGGFGAEVVARMAEEAIYYLEAPLLRVAGWDAPYPPYTSLEHHYRPDARRVLEAVRKVLST from the coding sequence ATGGTGCAGGCCATCAACGATGCGCTGGGCGTGGCCCTGGCGCGGGACGACCGCACGCTGCTCTTCGGCGAGGACGTCGGCCACATGGGCGGCGTCTTCCGTGCCAGCGACGGCTTGCAGGAGCGTTTCGGCACGGACCGGGTGTTCGACACGCCCCTCGCGGAGGCGGGCATCATGGGCCTTGCCATCGGGCTCGCCCTGGGTGGCATGCGGCCGCTGGCCGAGGTGCAGTTCGCGGGCTTCCTCTACCCGGCCCTGGATCAGGTGATGTCGCACTTGGGTCGGTACCGGCACCGCACCCGCGGGCGCTTCTCGCTGCCCGTGGTCGTGCGCGCGGCCTACGGCGGAGGCGTCCACACGCCCGAGCAGCACGCCGACTCGCCCGAGGGAGTGCTCGCGAGCGTGCCCGGAGTGAAGGTCGTCATTCCCTCCTCTCCAGAGCGCGCCAAGGGGCTGCTGCTGGCCGCGATCGACGACCCGGACCCCGTCTTCTTCCTCGAGGCCATCAAGCTCTACCGTTCGCAGCGCGAGGCCGTGCCGGAGGGTCATTACACGCACCCGCTGGGCCGGGCGCGCGTGGTGCGCGAGGGGGACGCCGTCACGCTCGTCTGCTACGGCGGCATGGTCGAGGTCTGCTCGAAGGCGGCCGAGGTAGCGGCGCGCGAGGGCGTGGAGCTGGAGGTCATCGACCTCGAGACGCTGGTGCCGCTGGACGAGGCCACGCTGCTCGAGTCGGTGAAGCGCACGGGCCGCATGGTGGTGGTCTACGAGGCGCCCCGGAGCGGCGGTTTCGGCGCCGAAGTGGTGGCCCGCATGGCCGAGGAGGCCATCTACTACCTCGAGGCCCCGCTGCTCAGGGTTGCGGGCTGGGACGCCCCCTACCCGCCCTACACCTCACTCGAGCATCACTACCGCCCCGACGCCAGGCGCGTGCTCGAGGCGGTAAGGAAGGTGCTTTCCACCTAG
- a CDS encoding 2-oxoacid:ferredoxin oxidoreductase subunit beta translates to MDRPAPAVKLNRVGLSKNDYVGSPSTLCKGCGHNSVAAQLVQIAYELDLQPHEIIKLSGIGCSSKSPAYFLGQSHGFNSLHGRMPSLGTGALQANRTVRAIGISGDGDTGSIGLGQFKHMIRRNVRMVYIVENNGVYGLTKGQFSATSEEGHKLKYAGTNQFPALDLCMEALAAGAGFVARTFAGDAKQVREVIKAGLSYRGTAVIDIISPCVAFNDEPDSRHSYAYGRENERALQEVGFIPAEEEILIDDYDPGTTQVVELHDGSRMTLRKLEADFDTSDRVKGMARLQQADALGELLTGIVHYDDSRPSLAEVSGMSETPLSGLPDEKLRPSAAALDSLLAGYA, encoded by the coding sequence ATGGACAGACCCGCACCCGCCGTCAAGCTCAACCGCGTTGGGCTCAGCAAGAACGACTACGTCGGTAGCCCCTCCACGCTATGCAAGGGCTGCGGCCACAACTCGGTCGCTGCCCAGCTGGTTCAGATCGCCTACGAGCTCGACCTTCAGCCGCACGAGATCATCAAGCTCTCCGGCATCGGCTGTTCCAGCAAGTCACCCGCCTACTTCCTCGGGCAGTCCCACGGCTTCAACTCCTTGCACGGCCGCATGCCGTCGCTCGGGACGGGCGCCCTGCAGGCCAACCGGACGGTGAGGGCCATCGGCATCAGCGGCGACGGCGACACGGGCTCCATCGGCCTCGGTCAGTTCAAGCACATGATCAGGCGCAACGTGCGCATGGTGTACATCGTGGAGAACAACGGCGTGTACGGCCTGACGAAGGGCCAGTTCTCGGCCACCTCGGAAGAGGGCCACAAGCTGAAGTACGCGGGCACCAACCAGTTCCCGGCGCTCGACCTCTGCATGGAGGCCCTCGCCGCCGGCGCCGGCTTCGTGGCAAGGACGTTCGCCGGTGACGCCAAGCAGGTGCGCGAGGTCATCAAGGCGGGCCTCTCGTATCGCGGCACGGCGGTGATCGACATCATCAGCCCGTGCGTGGCGTTCAACGACGAACCCGACTCGCGCCACAGCTACGCCTACGGTCGTGAGAACGAACGCGCGCTGCAGGAGGTCGGCTTCATACCGGCCGAGGAAGAGATCCTCATCGACGACTACGACCCTGGCACGACCCAGGTGGTCGAACTGCACGACGGCTCGCGCATGACCCTCCGCAAGCTCGAAGCCGACTTCGATACGTCCGACCGCGTGAAGGGCATGGCCCGTCTTCAGCAGGCCGACGCCCTGGGCGAGCTGCTCACGGGCATCGTCCACTACGACGACAGCCGTCCGTCGCTGGCCGAGGTGAGCGGCATGTCCGAGACCCCGCTGTCGGGCCTACCAGACGAGAAGCTGCGGCCCTCGGCCGCCGCCCTGGACTCTCTATTGGCCGGTTACGCCTGA
- the paaC gene encoding 1,2-phenylacetyl-CoA epoxidase subunit PaaC: MSEDPGPPLPLTAAVREALIERLTALGDDELVLGHRDSEWTGHGPILEEDIAIANVAQDEIGHAVLWYELVQGLGGPEPDELAFTREAVAFRSTSLVEQPKGDWAFTMLRQFLFDSYEAELLPRLMRSSYAPVAEVAAKVNREELFHLRHSALWLERLAHGTDESRRRLVAALDTLWPLLPQLLAPLPGDASLTVAGIYPDTSELEGAVMQRIKGALERVDVAPPKAAAARSEPSDRRARSSGGPLVALLAEMQSVARNDPLAEGW; encoded by the coding sequence ATGAGCGAGGACCCTGGCCCTCCCCTCCCCTTGACGGCCGCCGTCCGCGAGGCCCTGATCGAGCGCCTTACAGCGCTCGGCGACGACGAACTGGTGCTCGGGCACCGCGACTCCGAGTGGACGGGCCACGGCCCGATCCTCGAGGAGGACATCGCCATAGCCAACGTGGCCCAAGACGAGATCGGCCACGCGGTGCTCTGGTACGAACTGGTGCAGGGGCTTGGCGGCCCCGAGCCGGACGAGCTCGCCTTCACCCGCGAGGCCGTCGCCTTCCGCAGCACCAGCCTGGTCGAGCAGCCCAAGGGCGACTGGGCGTTCACCATGCTCCGCCAGTTCCTCTTCGACAGCTACGAGGCCGAGCTCCTCCCCCGCCTGATGCGCTCGAGCTACGCACCGGTGGCGGAGGTGGCCGCCAAGGTGAACCGCGAGGAACTGTTCCACCTGCGCCACAGCGCGCTCTGGCTCGAGCGCCTGGCGCACGGCACCGACGAGTCGCGGCGGCGGCTCGTGGCCGCGCTCGACACGCTCTGGCCGCTGCTCCCGCAGTTGCTGGCGCCCCTTCCCGGCGACGCTTCACTGACGGTTGCCGGCATCTACCCGGACACCTCCGAGCTCGAGGGGGCCGTCATGCAGCGCATCAAGGGGGCGCTGGAACGCGTCGACGTAGCGCCACCCAAGGCCGCGGCGGCGCGCAGTGAGCCATCCGACCGGCGCGCCCGGTCCTCCGGCGGTCCGCTGGTCGCACTTCTCGCCGAGATGCAGTCGGTGGCGCGCAACGACCCGCTGGCCGAGGGCTGGTGA
- a CDS encoding phenylacetic acid degradation protein: MSELRPRATSDNAAPGDSQWPRWEVLKQDNERKAHQAVGSVHAADAEHALLMARTVFARRPSAVSMWVAPAACVHAWTAQELEGHAEAASAEPTPDETAAAQRYYVVRKSSNRRSMTFGDLVGEVAAPTLQGALARALREFADAPILALWLIEADAVVRSDPAVADPWFGPALDKTYKQQSIYSSSAVARKDAEEGVPE; encoded by the coding sequence ATGAGCGAGCTGCGGCCCCGAGCCACCTCCGATAACGCGGCACCGGGCGACAGCCAGTGGCCGCGCTGGGAAGTGCTGAAGCAGGACAACGAGCGCAAGGCGCATCAGGCCGTCGGCTCCGTGCACGCCGCCGACGCCGAGCACGCGCTGCTGATGGCGCGCACCGTCTTCGCGCGCCGGCCCTCGGCGGTGAGCATGTGGGTGGCGCCGGCGGCGTGCGTTCACGCCTGGACGGCGCAGGAGCTGGAGGGCCACGCCGAGGCGGCTTCCGCCGAGCCGACCCCGGATGAGACCGCCGCAGCGCAGCGCTACTACGTTGTGCGCAAGTCGAGCAACCGCCGCTCGATGACGTTCGGCGACCTGGTGGGCGAGGTCGCGGCGCCCACGTTGCAGGGCGCCCTAGCGCGCGCGCTGCGAGAGTTCGCCGACGCTCCCATCCTCGCCCTGTGGCTCATCGAAGCGGACGCGGTGGTCCGCTCCGACCCCGCGGTCGCCGACCCCTGGTTCGGGCCGGCGCTCGACAAGACCTACAAGCAACAGTCCATCTACTCGAGCAGCGCCGTCGCCCGCAAGGACGCGGAGGAGGGAGTGCCCGAATGA
- the recA gene encoding recombinase RecA — protein sequence MDKERAKALESALLQIERQFGRGAIMRLGAEPVGVLGSGVISTGSLSVDVALGVGGLPRGRVVEVYGPESGGKTTLALHVVAEAQAAGGVAAFVDAEHALDPAYAAALGVDVDELLVSQPDTGEQALEIVELLVRSGAVDVVVVDSVAALTPRAEIEGEMGDAHVGLQARLMSQALRKLTGVLSKSRTTAIFINQIREKIGVMYGNPETTPGGRALKFYASVRLEVRRKGDVKVGVERVGNRVRVKVTKNKVAPPFREAEVDIVFGKGFDKLGDLVAVASDLGIVVKSGSWFSYGDTRLGQGKERAVEFIAANPELIGEIRGKVMDALKLGGKTGTTASGDDAEEVEAMEA from the coding sequence ATGGATAAGGAACGCGCTAAGGCACTCGAGTCCGCTTTGTTGCAGATCGAGCGGCAGTTTGGTCGTGGGGCGATCATGCGGTTGGGGGCTGAGCCGGTTGGGGTGTTGGGGTCTGGGGTTATTTCGACTGGGTCTTTGAGTGTGGATGTGGCGTTGGGGGTTGGGGGTTTGCCGCGGGGGCGGGTGGTGGAGGTGTATGGGCCGGAGTCGGGGGGTAAGACGACTTTGGCTTTGCATGTGGTGGCTGAGGCGCAGGCGGCTGGTGGGGTGGCGGCGTTCGTGGATGCTGAGCATGCGTTGGATCCGGCTTATGCGGCGGCGTTGGGGGTGGACGTTGATGAGTTGTTGGTGTCGCAGCCGGATACGGGTGAGCAGGCGTTGGAGATCGTGGAGTTGTTGGTGCGGTCGGGGGCGGTGGATGTGGTGGTGGTGGATAGTGTGGCGGCGTTGACGCCGCGGGCTGAGATCGAGGGTGAGATGGGGGATGCGCATGTGGGGTTGCAGGCGCGGTTGATGTCGCAGGCGCTCAGGAAGTTGACGGGGGTGTTGTCGAAGTCGCGGACGACGGCGATTTTCATCAATCAGATCCGGGAGAAGATCGGGGTGATGTATGGGAATCCGGAGACGACGCCGGGGGGTAGGGCGCTTAAGTTTTATGCGAGTGTGCGGCTTGAGGTGAGGCGTAAGGGGGATGTGAAGGTGGGGGTCGAGCGGGTGGGTAATCGGGTGCGGGTGAAGGTGACGAAGAACAAGGTGGCGCCGCCTTTTCGTGAGGCGGAGGTGGACATCGTGTTCGGTAAGGGGTTCGATAAGTTGGGGGATCTGGTGGCGGTGGCGAGTGATCTTGGGATCGTGGTTAAGAGCGGGTCGTGGTTCTCGTATGGGGACACGCGGTTGGGTCAGGGTAAGGAGCGGGCGGTGGAGTTCATCGCTGCTAATCCCGAGCTGATCGGTGAGATCCGCGGCAAGGTCATGGACGCCCTCAAACTCGGAGGCAAGACCGGCACCACGGCCTCGGGCGACGACGCCGAAGAGGTGGAGGCGATGGAGGCATAG
- the paaD gene encoding 1,2-phenylacetyl-CoA epoxidase subunit PaaD has product MRPQVTADPVLDRVWQALTTVHDPEIPVLNIVEMGLVREVAHARPAADAAATGQRSGVVSVVITPTFSGCPALAVIEADVAAAVRGAGVEHVEVSRRLSPPWSTDEMTDEARRKLEEFGIAPPQPHGGLLQIALDAPVRCPRCGHPDTRLRNPFGSTLCREIRTCEACEETFERFKPL; this is encoded by the coding sequence ATGCGACCCCAGGTCACCGCCGACCCCGTGCTGGACCGCGTCTGGCAAGCGTTGACGACCGTGCATGACCCGGAGATACCCGTCCTCAACATCGTCGAGATGGGGCTGGTGCGCGAAGTAGCTCACGCGCGGCCGGCCGCCGACGCCGCCGCCACGGGGCAACGCAGTGGCGTCGTGAGCGTGGTCATAACCCCCACCTTCTCCGGCTGCCCGGCCCTCGCCGTCATAGAGGCCGACGTGGCCGCGGCGGTGCGCGGTGCGGGCGTCGAGCACGTCGAGGTGAGCAGACGCCTCTCGCCACCCTGGTCGACCGACGAGATGACCGACGAGGCGCGCCGGAAGCTCGAGGAGTTCGGCATCGCGCCGCCGCAGCCGCATGGCGGGCTGCTGCAGATAGCGCTCGACGCGCCGGTGCGCTGCCCGCGCTGCGGCCACCCGGACACGCGCCTGCGGAACCCGTTCGGCTCTACCCTCTGCCGGGAGATCCGGACCTGCGAGGCGTGCGAGGAGACGTTCGAGCGCTTCAAGCCCCTCTGA
- the pdhA gene encoding pyruvate dehydrogenase (acetyl-transferring) E1 component subunit alpha: MDTVRFVSPKGEVVGELPISDEELLAGYEAVARARHFDERAVVLQRQGRLGVYAPYRGQEAAQVGTAMALLPSDWLVPSYRETAAALTHGLPHSQLLLYWRAHAEGWNYPEGVRVLPFYIPIATQLLHAVGLAMAGRFQEEPWVTMVYVGDGGTSEGDFHEALNFAAVYKAPVVFVVQNNGWAISVPTERQMGNVRIVDRAVGYGMPGVRVDGNDLVACLVTAREAVERARRGEGPTLIEAVTYRLAPHTTSDDPLRYRDEEETVRREEEEPLRRLRALLAARAVWDDEREAALVARLEEESRAALAVADATPEPPPESIVEQVFADLGPDQRRAWEALREG, translated from the coding sequence ATGGATACGGTCCGCTTCGTCTCCCCGAAGGGGGAAGTCGTGGGGGAGCTGCCCATCAGCGACGAGGAGCTGCTGGCAGGTTACGAGGCCGTGGCTCGAGCCCGGCACTTCGACGAACGCGCGGTGGTCCTTCAGCGCCAGGGCCGCCTCGGCGTGTACGCGCCTTACAGGGGGCAGGAGGCCGCGCAGGTGGGGACGGCCATGGCCCTCCTCCCCAGCGACTGGTTGGTGCCGAGCTACCGCGAGACGGCCGCCGCCCTCACCCACGGACTGCCGCACAGCCAGCTCCTGCTCTATTGGCGGGCCCATGCCGAGGGCTGGAACTATCCCGAGGGCGTGCGCGTTCTTCCCTTCTACATCCCGATAGCCACGCAACTGCTGCACGCCGTGGGCCTAGCCATGGCGGGCCGGTTCCAGGAGGAACCGTGGGTAACGATGGTGTACGTGGGAGACGGCGGCACCAGCGAGGGCGACTTCCACGAGGCGCTCAACTTCGCGGCCGTGTACAAGGCGCCGGTGGTGTTCGTCGTGCAGAACAACGGTTGGGCGATCAGCGTCCCGACCGAGAGGCAGATGGGGAACGTGCGCATCGTCGACCGGGCCGTCGGCTACGGCATGCCGGGCGTGCGCGTCGACGGCAACGACCTCGTGGCTTGCCTCGTCACCGCGCGTGAGGCGGTCGAGCGCGCGCGCCGAGGTGAGGGACCGACGCTCATCGAGGCCGTCACGTACCGCCTGGCTCCGCACACCACGAGCGACGACCCGCTGCGGTACCGCGACGAGGAGGAGACCGTCAGGCGTGAGGAAGAGGAACCCCTGCGCCGGCTGCGCGCCCTCCTCGCCGCGCGGGCCGTCTGGGACGACGAGCGCGAGGCCGCCCTCGTGGCGCGGCTCGAAGAGGAGTCGCGGGCCGCCCTTGCCGTGGCGGACGCCACGCCCGAGCCGCCCCCCGAGAGCATCGTAGAGCAGGTCTTCGCCGACCTGGGCCCCGATCAGAGGCGCGCGTGGGAGGCCCTCCGTGAAGGCTGA